The Bacteroidota bacterium genome segment ACCTGGTGGAAGATGTAAAGCAGCACATCGATCATACCCTTGAAACATGGGGCTATCACTTAATTGACCTCCAACTGAACGATATCACCTTCGACGAAGCCATTATGACTTCCATGTCGCGTGTAGTGGCATCGAATAACTTAAAAGCCGCCGCCGAAAATGAGGGACAAGCCTTATTGATAACCAAAACAAAAGCCGCTGAAGCGGAAGGTAATGCAATTAAAATTTCCGCTACAGCCGAGCGTGAAGCAGCGCAGCTTCGCGGACAAGGTGTGGCGCTATTCCGCGAGGAAGTGGCCAAAGGGATGAGCAATGCCGCCAAAGAAATGCAGCAGGTTAACCTGGATGCTTCGATGATCATGTTCAGCATGTGGACAGAATCGATCAAGAACTTCGCTGAAGTGGGGAATGGCAATGTAATATTTATTGACGGCTCGCCGGATGGTATGCAAAAAAGTGTTCGCCAGCTGATGGCCATGAGCCAGTTGGATGATATAAAAACAAAGAGTTAATATTTTTTTGAGGCAATCAAAACCCCGCCGGGAGTGATCCTGACG includes the following:
- a CDS encoding SPFH domain-containing protein, whose protein sequence is MLSTGTIILIVLLVILLGSFVTVQQGFVAVITVFGKYRRILAPGLNLKIPLIERIAKRVSIQNRSVELDFQAVTIDQANVYFKAMLLYAVIDQKEETIVNVAFKFVDDRSLMQALIRTVEGSIRGFVATKKQAEILSLRRDLVEDVKQHIDHTLETWGYHLIDLQLNDITFDEAIMTSMSRVVASNNLKAAAENEGQALLITKTKAAEAEGNAIKISATAEREAAQLRGQGVALFREEVAKGMSNAAKEMQQVNLDASMIMFSMWTESIKNFAEVGNGNVIFIDGSPDGMQKSVRQLMAMSQLDDIKTKS